The genomic segment AAAATCTTTTAGATTCTACAAATTCTTTCGAAATGAAGATCGAATCAGAAGAAGATGTAAAAGAGATCCCGGAATCAGACAAGGCATTATACAAAAACGAAGATGGGACTTACACGTTTACTCTTCAATTCCCAAGTTATAATTGTTATATGACTTACGGAAACAATCGTTCTAAAAGAGAAGAATTATATAAAGCGTATGTAACTCGCGCACCAGGAAATGGAAAAATTTTAGAAGAGATTTTAGCATTGAGAGATGAATCCGCTAAATTACTCGGATATAAAAATTATGCAGAATCTTCTCTTGCGACTAAGGTTGCTGATTCTCCAGAACAGGTATTGGATTTCCTAGAAAAAATTGGGAAATTAGCTAAGCCGGTTGCGGAGAAGGAAATTGGCGAACTCAAAAAATTTGCTGCTTCCTTAGGAATCCCTGACTTCCAAGCATTTGACAGTGCTTACGTTTCGGAAAAATTAAAGAAGAAGGATTATGATTTTGATGAAGAGCTTACACGTCCTTATTTCGAGAAGAATACCGTAGTAAAAGGGACCTTCTCATTTTTGGAAAAACTTTTAGGATTAAAATTCGAAAAGACGAATGCTCCGATCTGGGATCCCAAAACAGAAGTTTATCATGTAAAGAACGGCTCCGAAATTATTGCAAGACTCTACTTAGATCTGGAAGCTAGGAAAGACAAACAGGGCGGAGCCTGGATGAATCATTGGGAGACTAGAAATAGGCTTTCTGGTAAGATGATCCTGCCTTCTGCATTCGTGGTCTGTAATTTTCCACCTTCTAAGGATTCTGCTCCTTCTCTTTTAAATCACTCGGATGTAGTCACATTTTTTCATGAAATGGGGCATGCACTCCATCACCTTTGTGCAAAAATAGAAGAACCTCCTGTGAGCGGTATCAATGGAGTAGAATGGGACGCAGTGGAATTCCCTTCTCAATTTTTGGAAAATTTTGCCTACGAGCCTGAGGTCCTAGACTTCTTCGCATTTCATTATGAAACAGGAAAAGCAATTCCTAAGGAACTTGCGCAAAAATTAAAGGATACTAAAAACTTTTTGGCTGCAATGGGAGTGGTGAGGCAGCTAGAATTCGGAATTTTTGATATAAGGATCCACCTCCAAAAATATTCGGAAACCGAAGTGCAAAATATTCTGGATACGGTTCGAAAGGAAGTGAGCGTTCTTTTCCCGCCTGGGTATAACAAGTTCCAGAACGGATTCGGGCATATTTTCTCTGGAGGATACGCTGCCGGTTATTATAGTTATAAATGGGCTGAACTTTTAGCGGCAGATGCATTTTTCGCGTTTAGATCCAAGGGAATTTTTGACGAGGATCTGGCAGTAAAATACAGAACTGAGGTTTTAGAAAAAGGAGGCTCTGAAAACGCAATGGTGCTCTTCAAACGTTTTTTAGGAAGAGATCCTGAGCCTGATGCTCTATTAAAACTCTATGATTTAGTTGCCTAGCGAAACTAAGAAAGTTTTTTGCGGAAGCTTTGGAGTAATTGTTCCGTGCCCGAAAGTAGTAACTCTACCTGGTCGGAATCAATATTATAGACCACATTCGTCTTTAAAGAATCTTTAAAGGCGTTTGCGTCTATAGTTTTCTGATCGTAACTATCCTTTAAAAAATTGTACCATCCGGCTAGGATCACTTTTAAGTGAGGAAGTTCTTTGATAGGGACCGAAATGACTTTCTCTGCTTCCATAAAGACACCAGCAGGTTAATTTGCGAACCGAACCAGTCAACCAGATTTTTTGCAACTAGGTTTGATCCGAATTTTTCTCATAGAAAAACGCAGCGCACAAAATCTAGTTTAGATCAGCTCTATTTGCGGAGTCTTTTTAAAGCCTTCATAACGACTGACTTCGGTTTATCGACTTTCGCTGCGTTCGGATTTTGCATCATCATATCCAGATATGCTTGTAATCCTGGAATTTCGAAAAGTGGATTTGGAGAGATCCAATCCGCGATATGATCGTTTATGATCTGAAAGGTGGCAAACGCAGAACAATCGGCCGCAGTGAATTCTTTTCCTGCGATATATGGAGAAAATTTCACCATTCTGGAAAGAGCTCTCGCTCCTTTTTGGATGGAGAGTTTTGTAAGCTCCACGGTTTCAGGTGAGATCGTTTTTCCTTCTACGATCGATTCGTATAATCTACGCGCAGGAATATCTATATAATTTTCTATGAAGGATATAATCGTTCTAACTTGAGCTGCTTCGAATGGATCTGCTGGGATCAAACGTTTTGTATCGGGATAAGCGTCTTCTAAAAATTCTAGAATTGCTTGGGACTCAACCAAGTACTTCCCATCCACTTCCAGGTAAGGAATTTTTCCCATCGGACTTTTTTGTAGGAACTCCTCGTCCTGGGAGAATGGGGTGCGAATTTCTTCGAACTCCAAACCTTTTTCTAAAAGTGCCAATTTGACCTTATTTGTATAATTGCTGATCGGATAACCGTGTAGTTTTATCATAAGAGCCTAGGATCATTCAATCGGAAGCGGGATGGTAAAGTCTTTTTCAAGTATTAGATAAGAAAGAAAGGGAACTTGTACGAATTTTCAATTTCTACTTTCCTGAAAGGAAATCTAAATCTAAAATTGGCTGCGAAAAAAGCGATTATACTCTTTCGAAAAGGAATCTTATCAAGCATGAAAAAAACAGCATTAATTACCGGAGCAAGCGTAGGCATCGGTTACGAAATTTCAAAATTGGCCGCAAAAGATGGTTACGATCTGATACTCGTAGCAAGAAATCTGAAAACATTAAACTCAGTAAAAAAGGAAATGGAAAGTTTAGGAGCGAATGTAGAAGTCCTTTCTGCAGATCTATCCGATCCAAAAACTCCTAAAAAAATTTACGACTTTGCAAAGAAGAAAAAAGCGATCGTGGATCTTCTCGTGAATAATGCGGGCTTTGGAACAAACGGAAAATTCCATTCTTTAGATCTGAAAGAAGAATTGGATCTTATCCAAGTCAATGTAACTTCACTTGTAGAATTAACTCATTTATTCTTGAAGGATATGAGAGAGAGACATTCTGGAAAAATTTTAAATGTGGCTTCGACCGCCGCTTTCCAACCGGGTCCAATGATGACGAACTATTATGCTTCCAAGGCCTATGTTTTATTCTTCTCCGAAGGTCTTGCAGAAGAAGTTCGTAAAGACGGTGTAAATGTTACCTGTCTTTGCCCTGGGCCGACTAAAACGGAATTTTTCAAAAGAGCGGAAATGGATAAGTCTGCGATCTTGAATAGTGGTCTTGTTCCTAAGGCAGATGCGGCTTACGTTGCAAAAGTAGGCTACCAAGGAGTGAAAGCAGGT from the Leptospira andrefontaineae genome contains:
- a CDS encoding SDR family NAD(P)-dependent oxidoreductase, whose product is MKKTALITGASVGIGYEISKLAAKDGYDLILVARNLKTLNSVKKEMESLGANVEVLSADLSDPKTPKKIYDFAKKKKAIVDLLVNNAGFGTNGKFHSLDLKEELDLIQVNVTSLVELTHLFLKDMRERHSGKILNVASTAAFQPGPMMTNYYASKAYVLFFSEGLAEEVRKDGVNVTCLCPGPTKTEFFKRAEMDKSAILNSGLVPKADAAYVAKVGYQGVKAGKAVVISGVANKVMAQSVRISPRFLVRKLAKFLNTVN
- a CDS encoding M3 family metallopeptidase; translation: MSSTVLFREFPQIALSAQKEKVREKIQNTKKVLEEVLQKKDVNYESIIRPLNDSMEDLQEEFTVLSHLNSVKNSEETQEHYTEILPEITEFYTELGQNEELFKLYSQIYEEEKSNLDRPKNKVLEDAILQFKLGGVGLPKDKKNRLQEIQLKLSDLSNQFSQNLLDSTNSFEMKIESEEDVKEIPESDKALYKNEDGTYTFTLQFPSYNCYMTYGNNRSKREELYKAYVTRAPGNGKILEEILALRDESAKLLGYKNYAESSLATKVADSPEQVLDFLEKIGKLAKPVAEKEIGELKKFAASLGIPDFQAFDSAYVSEKLKKKDYDFDEELTRPYFEKNTVVKGTFSFLEKLLGLKFEKTNAPIWDPKTEVYHVKNGSEIIARLYLDLEARKDKQGGAWMNHWETRNRLSGKMILPSAFVVCNFPPSKDSAPSLLNHSDVVTFFHEMGHALHHLCAKIEEPPVSGINGVEWDAVEFPSQFLENFAYEPEVLDFFAFHYETGKAIPKELAQKLKDTKNFLAAMGVVRQLEFGIFDIRIHLQKYSETEVQNILDTVRKEVSVLFPPGYNKFQNGFGHIFSGGYAAGYYSYKWAELLAADAFFAFRSKGIFDEDLAVKYRTEVLEKGGSENAMVLFKRFLGRDPEPDALLKLYDLVA
- a CDS encoding glutathione S-transferase family protein, producing the protein MIKLHGYPISNYTNKVKLALLEKGLEFEEIRTPFSQDEEFLQKSPMGKIPYLEVDGKYLVESQAILEFLEDAYPDTKRLIPADPFEAAQVRTIISFIENYIDIPARRLYESIVEGKTISPETVELTKLSIQKGARALSRMVKFSPYIAGKEFTAADCSAFATFQIINDHIADWISPNPLFEIPGLQAYLDMMMQNPNAAKVDKPKSVVMKALKRLRK